One Primulina huaijiensis isolate GDHJ02 chromosome 8, ASM1229523v2, whole genome shotgun sequence genomic region harbors:
- the LOC140982977 gene encoding alpha-galactosidase 3, with protein MARSNTIHFSSRCMLTPILYVFVVSWAVATGARPRHPYLNGEEKPISNIFDTSKYGIFQLSNGLGKTPQMGWNSWNFFACDINEKVIKETADALISTGLAKLGYIYVNIDDCWSKLSRDSKGQLVPDPETFPSGVKALADYVHSKGLKLGIYSDAGAFTCQVRPGSLFHESDDAKLFATWGVDYLKYDNCFNLGIEPKKRYPPMRDALNATGREIFYSLCEWGVDDPALWAGKVGNSWRTTDDINDSWASMTTIADLNDKWAAYAGPGGWNDPDMLEVGNGGMTYEEYRAHFSIWALMKAPLLIGCDVRNITTDAFEILSNEEVIAVNQDSLGVQGRKVYSYGPGGCYQIWAGPLSDQRLAVVLWNRCSKSAIITAKWNKLGLQSSISVSIKDLWKHKYVSQNKASFSARVDGHSCEMYVFAPSIQMHSAS; from the exons ATGGCAAGAAGTAATACGATCCATTTTTCCAGCAGATGTATGCTTACACCAATTTTGTACGTATTTGTTGTTTCATGGGCAGTAGCTACCGGAGCGCGACCTCGGCACCCTTATTTGAACGGCGAAGAAAAACCCATCAGCAATATTTTTGACACTTCAAAATATGGAATATTTCAGCTGAGCAATGGATTGGGGAAGACTCCTCAGATGGG ATGGAATAGCTGGAATTTCTTTGCATGTGATATCAATGAAAAAGTTATCAAAGAAACAG CTGATGCTCTTATTTCTACTGGTTTGGCCAAGTTAGGATATATCTACGTGAATATAG ATGATTGCTGGTCTAAGCTGTCACGGGATTCCAAG GGTCAACTAGTTCCTGATCCTGAAACTTTTCCATCGGGAGTTAAAGCTCTTGCTGATTATGTGCATTCTAAGGGGCTCAAGCTGGGTATCTACTCGGATGCGGG GGCTTTCACTTGTCAAGTACGACCTGGGTCACTTTTTCATGAATCTGATGATGCAAAACTTTTTGCGACTTGG GGTGTTGATTACTTGAAGTATGACAATTGTTTCAATCTAGGCATTGAACCAAAAAAAAG GTATCCGCCGATGCGTGATGCCCTCAATGCAACTGGACGTGAAATATTCTATTCACTTTGTGAATG ggGAGTGGACGACCCTGCCTTGTGGGCAGGAAAAGTTGGAAACAGTTGGAGGACAACAGATGACATCAATGATTCGTGGGCAAG CATGACAACAATTGCTGATCTCAATGACAAGTGGGCAGCATATGCAGGGCCTGGAGGATGGAATG ATCCAGACATGTTAGAAGTTGGAAATGGTGGCATGACTTACGAAGAGTATCGAGCACATTTCAGCATTTGGGCTTTGATGAAG GCCCCACTTTTAATTGGTTGTGATGTGAGAAACATTACTACAGATGCATTTGAAATTCTTAGTAACGAGGAGGTTATTGCTGTAAACCAAG ATTCACTAGGGGTTCAAGGAAGGAAAGTTTATTCCTATGGACCTGGTGGTTGTTATCAA ATTTGGGCCGGTCCACTTTCTGATCAACGTCTGGCCGTTGTTCTATGGAATCGATGTTCAAAATCTGCTATAATCACTGCTAAATGGAACAAACTTGGACTTCAATCTTCTATCAGTGTCTCTATCAAAGATTTGTGGAAG CACAAATACGTTTCACAAAACAAGGCCTCGTTCAGTGCTCGAGTTGATGGCCACTCTTGTGAAATGTACGTTTTTGCTCCATCAATTCAGATGCACTCTGCAAGCTAA
- the LOC140982259 gene encoding 21 kDa protein-like, which translates to MESHFRVSLLAAALILISPSLHLASAARPAAGTTSTEFIRTSCSATAYPTLCFSSLSSRASAIQRSPKLLAHAALSVSIDTARATSGDMVRLSRGTKMTPREVGAMRDCMEELGDSVDRLSSSMAEMNQINGSNFGLMMSDIQTWVSAALTDEDTCMEGFAGNSMAGGVKTTVRGKIVNVAHVTSNALALINSYASLHG; encoded by the coding sequence atggaaAGCCACTTTCGTGTATCACTATTAGCAGCTGCTCTGATCTTAATATCTCCATCTCTTCACTTGGCCTCCGCCGCCAGGCCCGCCGCCGGAACCACCAGCACCGAGTTCATCAGAACTTCATGCAGCGCCACGGCATATCCAACCCTCTGCTTCTCCTCCCTCTCAAGCCGTGCAAGCGCCATACAGCGGAGTCCCAAGCTGCTTGCTCACGCAGCTCTATCTGTCAGCATAGACACAGCCCGCGCCACCTCCGGTGACATGGTCAGGCTCTCGAGAGGCACCAAGATGACCCCAAGGGAAGTGGGCGCCATGCGCGACTGCATGGAGGAGCTGGGTGACTCGGTGGACAGACTCAGCAGCTCCATGGCGGAGATGAACCAAATCAATGGCTCCAATTTCGGGTTGATGATGAGCGACATTCAGACGTGGGTCAGCGCCGCCTTGACGGATGAGGACACCTGTATGGAGGGCTTCGCCGGAAATTCCATGGCCGGCGGTGTAAAGACAACTGTAAGGGGGAAGATTGTGAATGTGGCTCATGTAACCAGCAACGCTTTGGCTCTCATCAACAGCTATGCTTCTCTCCATGGTTGA